One part of the Rutidosis leptorrhynchoides isolate AG116_Rl617_1_P2 chromosome 1, CSIRO_AGI_Rlap_v1, whole genome shotgun sequence genome encodes these proteins:
- the LOC139848904 gene encoding germin-like protein 5-1, whose translation MAASDYRFMIVIMIIAICMTSYTSADPDFLQDVCVADLTSGVNLNGFACKSNISADDFFFAGLAMPVIPNNTFGVSVLRASVKEINGLNTLGVSMTRADYAPGGVNPPHIHPRATEIVFVLEGELDVGFITTDNKLFSKTIKKGEIFAFPRGLIHLQINNGKVPASTIAAFNSQLPGSQRVGNALFASSPAVEDAVLTKAFQIGTKEVEKIKSRLAPKM comes from the exons ATGGCTGCGAGTGATTATAGGTTTATGATTGTCATAATGATTATTGCCATATGCATGACTTCCTACACTTCCGCAGATCCTGACTTTCTTCAAGATGTTTGTGTTGCAGATCTTACGTCAG GTGTAAATCTCAATGGATTCGCCTGCAAAAGCAACATTTCAGCAGATGATTTCTTTTTCGCGGGGTTAGCAATGCCAGTTATCCCCAACAACACATTTGGTGTGAGTGTTTTGCGTGCCAGTGTTAAAGAAATCAATGGTCTAAACACGTTGGGTGTGTCCATGACTCGCGCTGATTACGCACCTGGGGGTGTAAACCCACCACACATTCACCCAAGAGCCACCGAGATAGTTTTTGTCCTTGAAGGAGAATTGGACGTCGGATTCATAACCACAGATAACAAACTTTTCTCCAAGACCATCAAAAAAGGCGAAATCTTTGCGTTCCCCAGAGGCTTAATTCACTTGCAGATCAACAATGGGAAAGTTCCTGCATCCACTATCGCCGCCTTTAATAGCCAGTTGCCTGGAAGCCAAAGAGTGGGTAACGCTTTGTTTGCGTCGTCTCCGGCCGTGGAAGATGCCGTGTtgactaaagcatttcaaattggaACCAAAGAGGTGGAGAAAATTAAGTCAAGACTTGCTCCCAAAATGTGA